Part of the Shewanella eurypsychrophilus genome is shown below.
AGCTAGGCACAAAGCTCAGCTTCATCATAGATAAGCAATATCGAGTCAGCTTTACTAATAACTAAGTGAAAATAATTAGCGCATAAAGCCTAGCTTTAAGCGCTAATCGACACACCCAAGTCGCAACAAACAGTATTAAGACAACAACATGCGCCACCACATGCCCGGTAAGCTGGTAAAACCTGTGGTGTAGTGGATTAACTCACCATCTTTAAACACCATCAAGGTCGGCGTAAGTTGTACCGACCAATCACGAGCAATGTCATTATTACTGTCATTGATGGTTTCAAACTCATAGCCTTTATGGGCCAGATATTTAGTCATCTTATCATCGGGTCCGGAATTCATTGCCACGGAAACCACGGGGTACATGCTGGCCATGGTATCCACCGCTGGACTAACAAAATTACAAACAGGGCACCAGATCCCCCAAAAGTACACAAGTACCGCTTGATCTTGACTCAAAGCCTTAATATCAATATCTGTCCCTTCGAGTGTGAGTCCTATAAGATCAGGTAGGTTATCTCGGGGAATATCCTTGCCGCGCCAGATATCCATGGCGCCAGTGATAACAATGGCAAATAGCATAAACAGAGCGACCTGTTTCACCCAGCTAAAAACTCTCTTCATTGGAGAGGGTGTCGCTTTACCCGAGCTCATATTCTCATGCTTAACAATATCAAGCTTATCCTTTTCAGTCTGATTCATTTACCTTGCGCCTCAATCACTTCTTGCAACTGCTCTTTGAGCACATCATAGGGCACAAGACCTGGGATCACCTTGTCGCCAAAGATCATGCTAGGTGTGCCGCCGATACCTAAATCTCTCATTAGCTTTACATTGTCATGTACCATCTCAGCGACTCTCGCGTCTGTTTTACCTAACCAGTGTTCAGTGTCTGTTAGCTTAGCCACCTTGGCAATTGACGCTGAATCTAATCGACGCGGGCTCGACATCAACATATCTTTTAGTTTGATATATTTTTCAGGTTCATTAAGCCACACCGTTTGTGCTAACTCGACGGCCATCTTAGAGCCTTCACCTTGGAGCGGCACCATCTTGACGATGATTTTAAGCTGAGGAAACTCTTCAATCAGCTTATTAAGAGATGGTTCTATTTTCTTACAATAGGGGCAGTTAAAATCGGTAAAGTACACCATAGTGATCTCAGGGTTTTCAGCGCCCTTCCAAGGATCGCTCTTAGTCTCATACATGGCGCTATGGTTATCATCCAGAGCCGTCTGCTTGGCAGAGCTCGCACCTTGCTGCTCACGAGTCTGCAAAGCTATGATGGCTTCTTTCAAGAGTTCAGGATCATTGAGCAAGGCATCTTTAATAATCGCCCTCACATCTTGTTGCTGCTCAGTGCTTAGACTTGTTACTTCAGCATGGGCCGATGAGATAAAAGTGATTTGAGATGAGATAAATAGAATCGATGCGGTTATTCCTGAGACTGCAAACATCTGCAATTTACGCGATTGAAAAACCCTATTTGTCCAAGATATGCTCTTCGTTTTTGAATTCACACCTGATGTCACTGCTTTACTTGAAAATATCATATTAACTCCAATTTTTGGCCTCGATTAGCTTGCTAGCTAATCGCTGCCTTGTTCTAGTTTGCCTGCTCAGTGTTTGTTTACGCTCTAAACAAATCGGTCTAGAGCAGGCATGTTCTATAATCGACTACCTTGCAGAAGCACGTTCTATGGCTGCTAAGACATCTTTTGTCGATAAGATCACTGGCAGCTCAATACCCTTTGGTGCATTCGGGCCATAAACCACGTTAAATGGCACCCCAAAACGATTATGACTCTGCAAGTAGTTGGTGATCTGCTGGGAAGGAGTGGTCCAATCCCCTTTGATTAACAAGATATGCTCTTGCTTAAGGGCACTGTAAACAGGGTCCTGCAATATCACCCCAACCTTGTTGGCCTTACAGGTAATACACCAATCTGCCGTCACATCGACAAACACTGTTTTCCCCTGCGCAACCTGTTCTCGAATTAAGGTTTCACTCAATGGTGTCCAATCAAGATCCGTCGGTAAGGGCTTAGCCCATTGATCAGAGGTCATAAATGCGCTCACAGCAGCCAACATTAAGGTGACACTGAATGTGGCAATTACGGCTGAAACACCCACAGATTTAGCCATAAAAATGAAGAAGGTGAGCAAGAGTATTCCTGCAGCCACATATAGGTAACTCACAACTAAGAAGCTACTCAACAGGCTAATGAGCCACAAGCTAGTGATCAGCAATAACACCGAAAATATGACCTTAACCACACTCATCCAACGCCCAGGTTTTGGGAAGTAACTCGCCACCTGAGGAAACGCTGCCACCACTAACCAAGGCAGTGCCATACCGACAGCTAAGGCGGTAAATATGACAAACAAACTCAAAGTATCAGCGCCAAGAGCGAACGCCACAGCAGTTCCTAAGAAAGGTGCACTACACGGTGTGGCAAGCAAGGTGGCAAACATACCTTGCAGGAAATGGCCGCGATTATTATTACCGCCGGTCGTAGCAAGCTTAGTCTGAAAACTTGATGGTAGGTTAATCTCGAATGCACCCAACATGTTCAGTGCAAATACCGAAGTTACCAAGGCCATAAAACCGATAAACCAAGGATTTTGGAACTGCACCCCCCAGCCAATGGCCTGCCCTGTCAGCTTCAACATTAATATAAAGCCTGCTAACAACCAGAAAGAGACTAAAATACCC
Proteins encoded:
- a CDS encoding protein disulfide oxidoreductase, whose product is MSSGKATPSPMKRVFSWVKQVALFMLFAIVITGAMDIWRGKDIPRDNLPDLIGLTLEGTDIDIKALSQDQAVLVYFWGIWCPVCNFVSPAVDTMASMYPVVSVAMNSGPDDKMTKYLAHKGYEFETINDSNNDIARDWSVQLTPTLMVFKDGELIHYTTGFTSLPGMWWRMLLS
- a CDS encoding DsbA family protein, giving the protein MFAVSGITASILFISSQITFISSAHAEVTSLSTEQQQDVRAIIKDALLNDPELLKEAIIALQTREQQGASSAKQTALDDNHSAMYETKSDPWKGAENPEITMVYFTDFNCPYCKKIEPSLNKLIEEFPQLKIIVKMVPLQGEGSKMAVELAQTVWLNEPEKYIKLKDMLMSSPRRLDSASIAKVAKLTDTEHWLGKTDARVAEMVHDNVKLMRDLGIGGTPSMIFGDKVIPGLVPYDVLKEQLQEVIEAQGK
- a CDS encoding protein-disulfide reductase DsbD family protein, which produces MKFIKSIFLALCVLISLSASQIVVAASTGWLTNDNHPPVKLRFMLTGELDPETKTLPAVLEVKLDGDWKTYWRTPGEGGIAPSIKWDKSSNLNQVDWSWPAPDKFSLLGMQTFGYQGEVVFPLLLRLDDINADTQLHGKFTLSSCTTICVLTDYEINLDINPSALRADTDAMFAYNKALSKVPQKLTETDSSSAIQLGWDSTKSQLEVVLDDEQWQRPEIIIDGEPDTIFKLVSTNTIKNEDGSQQLSFIFEGESWLGEPELIGNSLNVTVVDSHRAMEYSASVSATTIIESGSSLLTILMFALLGGLILNVMPCVLPVLGMKLSSVVAAPDLQKNQIRQQFIASALGILVSFWLLAGFILMLKLTGQAIGWGVQFQNPWFIGFMALVTSVFALNMLGAFEINLPSSFQTKLATTGGNNNRGHFLQGMFATLLATPCSAPFLGTAVAFALGADTLSLFVIFTALAVGMALPWLVVAAFPQVASYFPKPGRWMSVVKVIFSVLLLITSLWLISLLSSFLVVSYLYVAAGILLLTFFIFMAKSVGVSAVIATFSVTLMLAAVSAFMTSDQWAKPLPTDLDWTPLSETLIREQVAQGKTVFVDVTADWCITCKANKVGVILQDPVYSALKQEHILLIKGDWTTPSQQITNYLQSHNRFGVPFNVVYGPNAPKGIELPVILSTKDVLAAIERASAR